Within Eschrichtius robustus isolate mEscRob2 chromosome X, mEscRob2.pri, whole genome shotgun sequence, the genomic segment GCCTGGCCCATGTGTACACTTGATGAGGTGAACTATATTTGGATTTGATCCAGCTTCCATGGCAGAAAAGAGTCTGCAATGGGTGTACCATTGCTCACCTAGACTATTGCAATAGCTCTCACTCCCTCAAGTGTTGCCTCTCTCACCACTGCACCATCTGCTCCACAAATCCACCCACATAGCTGTAAGTGAGCTTCCTAAAAATTAATTGTTTTGCCATTTCTCTGCATAAAATACTCCAGTGTGCCACCATGGCCTACGGGATGAAGCCCAAGTGCCTGTCGCAAGGCCCTCTGTGATCTCTGTTGCCGCTCCTATAGCCATCCCACCTATCACTTCTGCGTCACTCTGTCGGCTCTAGTAATTCTGAGTTGTTGTTCTCTGCCCTCCTGACACCATTTCACACCCTTGTGCCTTTGCACATACTTCCCTTCCTGTGTAGAATGCTCCCCCTTCTTATCTGCCTggaaaactcctattcatccttcaaagtcCCATTCCAAAGATATTCCCAGAAACTCAAAGTACCACCCTACATATtctttattaattacaaagaggaAAAGTTACCTTTACAATGTAGGAACCTAGCTAATGCCACCTTAACCTGGTGGTCAAACTTATCATCACCGTTAATGGGACAAACAGATATCATGTGCCCCCAATGAATGATGCAATCTGGTactattcttgccaaaaatagtTCACCTGAATCTAATCCTGAAGGAACAATCAAACACTTCCAAATGGAAAGATGTCCTGCAAAACTAGCCtgaactcttcaaaaatgtcagtggCCAGGAAagaccaaagcaaaacaaaaggctCAGAAATGGTTCCAAATTAAAAGGTGCTCAAGAAGCATGACAACAAAATGCAATGTGTGATCCTTGATTCCATCCTggatcaaagggaaaaaaacagctacAAATAACATTATTTGGAGGACTGGTGAATTTTGAATATGGATTATATATTAGATAATAAAGTTGggtcaatgttaaatttcctgagtACAATCATTGTATTGTGGTTACGGAGGAGAGTGTCCTTGTTCTTAGGACGCGTTGAAAGGGCTAAAGTCTTGCTATACCTGCAGTTAGCAATGGTtcagcaaaaagaaacaagtaggggcttccctggtggcgcagtcgttgagagtctgcctgccaatgcaggggacacgggttcgagccctggtctggaaagatcccacatgccgcggagcaactgagcccgtgagccacaactactgctgagcctgcgcgtctggagcccgtgctccgcaacaagaggccgcgacagtgagaggcccgcgcaccgcgatgaagagcggcccccgctcgccgcaacaggagaaagccctcgcacagaaacaaagacccaaaacacagccaaaaatttaaaaaaaagattataaaacaaaataacaatctgttaaaaaaaaaaaagaaacaagtaaacagataaatatgtgtgtttctatatctaaatAGAGAGACAAAGGAAATGCAATGGCAAGTGTTGACAGTAGAGAAATTACAGGTGAAGGGTACACAGGTGCTCATTATTCTATTCTTCACCTTTGctgtaggtttgaaatttttcaaaacaaaaacttggacagaataaataataaaaacaaacaaatgaacaaaaagctTTGTTCCAGGTCATGTTTTCTGTGAAGCCTTTCACGATATCCCTCCTGGCTGCCCCGGTCCCCGAGCACAGACACACATAAAACAATGAATCACCCTCTCTTCCGGACTCTTTCATGATTATGTATCTCTCTGATTAAACTGTAAGCTCTTTGATATCTGGGCCTGTGTGTGTTGTGTTGGATCTACACAATGCTAGAACTGTACCTGACACCGACTGGCTGCTCAGctgatgcttttttaaaaaaattaatcgaGCTGATTCTTGAGGCTTGGAAAGGATTCAGTAAGCAAGAAGGAGCAAGAGCGTTTTCTCAAGGGAGAGGAGTGGCATGAGCAAAGGTAAGGAAGCAGGAATGTATATGTTGCAATTACCAAGAACATTTGATTTGTTTGGTCAGAACTGAAGATTTACATAAGTGAAAATGCCTAGCACACAATAGATTCTTAATAAAAATTtggtgagtaaatgaatgaatgaatgagatcgGAAAGGCAGGCTTAGATCAGAGAGGAAAGGGCCTTGACTACTGGAGAAATCTGAGTGTTAACTAGTCCTTGACACCCAGGGTCTTTTCCCAGTGGCAGGAAGAGAGTGTGTTCTTCAGCAAGTCCCTTGTACATGTTTCCCCCTAAATAATAAGGAAAAGTAGAGATAAGTGGAAGTCTGAAAGTGACCAATTTCCAAACTCAGGAGGAGGAAACATCTTCTCATCCACCCAGGAGAAGTCCTACAGTGGAGTTTTAAGACATCCAAAATCCCTCAGATGAAAGGGCATCACAGAATATTGGCTGGAAAAATACATGAATCTATTTAATATGAGCCGTGCTTGTCTTTGAGAATAGTGTATGCAATTATTTTGGttaattttactatatatatatatatatatatatatatatatatatatatttttttttttttttttttttttttttgctgtgccacgcggcttgtgggatcttagttccctgaccagggattgaacccggggccactGTAGTGAAAGcgttgagtcctaaccactggactgccagggaagtccctaattttactacatttttaaaatttaaggagCACACCTTTGCACACAACCCCAAAATGACAAGGAGTGATGGGGAAGTGATGAGTCCCTGAGCTGCTCTGTGAAAGAATTTGTTAGTTTTAGGTTATACTTGTTTCGAATCTTCAGTCAAATTCTACAAAAATCTTAGCTGAGAGGAAATGCAAATCTCAGGGAgcgttttaaaaatctatttttggcCCAGTTATGATGTAGCATTGACTGGCTCCAGAATTTTTAACATTACTGGTTAGAAACCACTGGTGGCGGTCAAAATGACTTGTAGCTTACAAAGCATGCGGGCATTCTTTTTGGAGAAAGTAGACAAGAAAATTTGAGCTGTTGTTTCAGGTAATAAAGTAGAATCAAGTGATAAATCATTTGGGCTGTATGCACAAATGGACAGTGACACAGCCAAATTAGTCACAATTGTTCACCACAGGCCAACTTCATGATAGATAAAGGGCTATATATCAGCAATGTTCCCTTAGAAACAGTCCTGATGTGTCTGTGAGCAGGAACGTAATTCTATGGCTACAATCAACAAAGAAGTATCAGGCTAGCTCACCAAGCCCAGCCAAACCCCTATCTCGCTACAGTTTTATAAAGATTAGTATATCACATGAGCCAAATGCTGTGCCCCAATGTAAAAATATGATACTGTTACTTTGTGGAAAAAGTGTAAGCCCTGTTCTTCAACACCAATAAAATAGAAGCATTCATAGATACTGAGTTCAGTGTGATCCAAAAACTGAAGCATAAAATAGCTATCTGGtaacagaacattttaaaacatcaagACAGATAAGAATTCGGGCTCGGAAAATAAATGACTatgaagaaagataaaaagaagagagagctGGGGTTTCTCTGAAGACCCAGCTCTGCGGCCAAGTCCTCCCTGTAGCAAGCTGCCATTGCCATGGAAACCAGTGGGAAGGGCAGTGGGGGGCCTGTGACTCCCGCCCAGGGCGGCagaggtggggttgggggtggagacGGGGTGGTGACCTGTGACCAATATACTGTCCCCCAGACCCTATGCAAGAGACTCCACCGAGCTGCTGCTTCCTGAACTCGCTCCCGGGAGCGGTGCCCCGAAGCAGCCAGGAGAGACCGCTGTCCCGCCGCCTCGATGACAACACCGCCGTGTCCCCTCCTGGCTCAGGCTGTCGGGCAGCCCTCGGTCCATGGCCTCTCCCAGATAACCAGCAGTCTATACATCAGCAATGGGGTGGCAGCCAGCGATGAACTCATGCTGTCTACTAACCGCATCACGACAGTCATCAACGTGTCGGTGGAGGTGGCCAACGCGTGCTTCGAAGGCATCCAGTACGTACACGTGCCGGTGGTAGATGCTCCCACCACGCACCTCTACGACTTTTTTGACCCTATTGCAGATCACATCCACAGCGTGGAAATGAAGCAGGGCCGAACGCTGCTGCACTGCGCCGCCGGGGTGAGCCGCTCTGCCACCCTCTGCCTCGCGTACCTCATGAAGTACCACTCCATGCCGCTGCTGGACGCCTACATGTGGACCAAGTCATGCCGCCCCATCATCCGGCCCAACATCGGCTTTTGGGAACAGCTTATCCATTATGAATTCAAGCTGTTCAGCAAGAACACCGTTCACATGATCAGTTCTCCGGTGGGTATGATTCCAGACATCTACGAGAAAAGGTCTGTTTGATGATGCTGATGGGAGCTATCCCGGCCAGCTCCTGACGTCTGCTGCAAATCCTATATCAACATTGAACGCTGAACTTTTCTTggtaaaggaactagaaaccaCCTTTTAGAAGGGCAAGCAAAAAGGGCGGGGGAAGTTTTTAGCTTAGTATGCCTTctctttaaagaataaaattcattaaaagtAAAATGGTGACAGTGTTTCTTATCCTGTGAGCGGCGCGGCACGGCTGCTGCGGCCTGGCAAGAGAGGAGGGTGCCGAAGGTGGTGCCCAGCTCAGATGGACCTGAACCCTGGGACCTGCCGGAGCAGACTACTAACCCTGGGGTGAGTCCCCCGCAGCcgttcctcccccccacccccccacccagcgCCCCAATCCCACCTGGTTCTTC encodes:
- the DUSP21 gene encoding dual specificity protein phosphatase 21, with the protein product MTTPPCPLLAQAVGQPSVHGLSQITSSLYISNGVAASDELMLSTNRITTVINVSVEVANACFEGIQYVHVPVVDAPTTHLYDFFDPIADHIHSVEMKQGRTLLHCAAGVSRSATLCLAYLMKYHSMPLLDAYMWTKSCRPIIRPNIGFWEQLIHYEFKLFSKNTVHMISSPVGMIPDIYEKRSV